The Leptospira ryugenii genome includes a window with the following:
- a CDS encoding DUF5615 family PIN-like protein, which produces MQVNLLADENVDFRIIKFLRDRKFVVYSVLEDYKSVSDSKIIEIAKNLNSVILTLDKDFGEWVFSHKQFSNGIILLRYTSKDYLEISESLVKLLANNDIDLSDKFIVLSTKKIRIRDIKLI; this is translated from the coding sequence TTGCAAGTTAATCTGCTAGCTGATGAAAATGTAGATTTTCGCATTATTAAATTCTTAAGGGACAGGAAATTCGTAGTCTATTCAGTATTAGAAGATTATAAATCAGTTTCTGATTCGAAAATAATCGAAATCGCCAAGAATTTAAACTCAGTGATCCTTACTCTTGATAAAGATTTTGGTGAATGGGTTTTTTCTCATAAACAATTTAGCAATGGTATTATTCTGCTAAGATATACTTCCAAAGATTACTTAGAGATTTCTGAATCTTTAGTAAAATTATTAGCTAATAATGATATTGATTTAAGTGACAAATTCATTGTTTTATCTACTAAAAAAATCAGGATAAGAGATATAAAGTTAATTTAA
- a CDS encoding DUF433 domain-containing protein: MEYISRLSSSPDVLLGKPVIKNTRITVELILERLGDGMSIEEILEATPNIKREDVLACISYSSDVVAKESLLAS; this comes from the coding sequence ATGGAGTATATTTCAAGACTATCATCTTCACCTGATGTTCTTTTAGGAAAACCTGTGATCAAAAATACTAGGATTACCGTAGAGTTAATCCTGGAGAGACTTGGCGACGGGATGTCTATTGAGGAAATTTTAGAGGCTACACCTAATATTAAGAGAGAGGATGTTCTGGCTTGTATTTCATATTCAAGCGATGTAGTTGCAAAAGAGAGCCTACTTGCAAGTTAA
- a CDS encoding CPBP family intramembrane glutamic endopeptidase, with amino-acid sequence MRGSMQQMIKNFNKNAKSILILIFCTYHIPLFIDGFDIAHNLVNYIPSWIVGLVTSIIIPIIGLIYITYIKEIITRYHLGFHNLIFHKRNYSVIFYTSIFFSFFIFLISFELHELTIYIFQENLFKNYTKTGMEGISLPFALFYTLYLSLRAGIFEEVFYRGLLRIIIKNDYSFNFTYIFLSSALFASIHWGDGIRNILVTFFLGIIWAISYLNFKSIWPNIISHTSWDIYAISNPYNGYLFLTFYIFVLSILILFYNFFTKKRIY; translated from the coding sequence ATGCGCGGTTCTATGCAACAAATGATCAAAAACTTTAATAAAAACGCGAAATCTATTTTAATATTAATATTTTGCACTTACCATATACCACTTTTTATTGATGGCTTCGATATTGCACACAATTTAGTAAATTATATTCCAAGTTGGATCGTAGGTCTTGTTACAAGTATAATAATACCAATAATAGGATTAATCTACATTACTTACATTAAAGAAATAATTACAAGATATCACTTAGGATTTCATAATTTAATTTTCCATAAACGAAACTATTCCGTTATATTTTATACTTCCATTTTCTTTTCTTTTTTTATCTTTCTAATAAGTTTTGAGTTACATGAGCTCACAATATATATCTTCCAGGAAAATCTTTTTAAAAATTACACTAAGACAGGTATGGAAGGTATTTCTCTACCGTTCGCCTTATTCTATACTTTGTATCTTTCATTGCGAGCAGGAATATTCGAAGAAGTTTTTTATAGAGGATTATTGAGAATTATAATAAAGAATGATTATTCCTTCAACTTTACGTATATTTTCTTAAGTTCTGCTCTATTTGCATCTATTCATTGGGGCGATGGCATTCGTAATATCTTAGTCACATTTTTTTTAGGGATTATCTGGGCAATATCATACTTAAATTTTAAAAGTATTTGGCCTAATATTATTTCACATACCTCTTGGGATATCTACGCTATTTCAAATCCCTATAATGGATATTTATTTCTTACTTTTTATATTTTCGTTTTATCTATCTTAATCTTATTTTATAATTTCTTTACTAAAAAAAGAATATATTAA
- a CDS encoding ATP-dependent nuclease — protein sequence MYIKEILINNYRSIKNLNLQLEPGKNIIVGKNNSGKSNIVKAIDLILGESSPTYAKTDNVNENDFHKGNINEPITIFLHIIRNSDEELDYDNLYNCFGFYIHTEPKKYGQIPSPVLHKIDFNKISDDIECLMNIDVDEVGNRKDYINPKKRTDHPLEDQFEDKFSFGLAFQARMNEEGQIEKKLRLLYRENELADWILSFSASIRNELIQSAIIPAFRDPQNELRINTYSWFGKLLKSHIKHDDPRLLKGFQSFKKISDKIFESLKSAILENSIKVAFPGTEISFQFNPDTKVDIFKSVLIYINDGFNSLLKDKGSGIQSIVTIGLFSYYTRNVSHKGSSLLAVEEPELYLHPQARKVLSDRFNEFLDGNKNQIIVTTHSPEFINSTKENLNLILIRKDLKKGTISKNTSFANSKEKQILLKTQNSEMFFADFVVLVEGGDKFIFELVSSYYGAKINTKLGKNWINEHNFSIIAVGGKSEFWKYHVKLTELNIKHAVMADFDFLNKDLNEFFTKSSYPKIWKDKLNKIKSKPNYQPNKQLKNHSTDLIPIINSFITELRSKSIFILKNELENVFKPKAHIYTDGLSGKEEKAINLTINLYEHLDDLEDYLEIEDFLTILEKISK from the coding sequence ATGTATATAAAAGAAATATTAATAAATAACTATCGCTCTATCAAAAATCTTAATCTCCAACTTGAACCAGGAAAGAATATTATTGTCGGGAAAAACAATTCAGGTAAAAGTAATATAGTAAAAGCAATCGATTTAATCTTAGGCGAATCATCACCTACTTATGCAAAAACTGACAATGTAAATGAAAACGATTTCCATAAAGGTAATATTAACGAACCTATAACTATATTTCTACATATCATTCGAAACTCCGATGAAGAGTTAGATTATGATAATCTATATAATTGCTTTGGTTTCTACATTCATACAGAACCAAAAAAATATGGACAAATACCATCTCCGGTCTTACATAAAATAGATTTCAATAAAATCTCAGATGATATTGAATGTTTAATGAATATCGACGTTGATGAAGTTGGAAATAGAAAGGATTATATTAACCCAAAAAAAAGGACAGATCATCCACTTGAAGATCAATTCGAAGATAAATTTAGTTTTGGCTTGGCCTTTCAAGCTCGTATGAATGAAGAAGGCCAGATTGAGAAGAAACTTAGACTATTATACCGAGAAAATGAATTGGCAGATTGGATACTTTCTTTTTCAGCATCAATTAGGAACGAATTAATACAAAGTGCTATAATACCCGCTTTTCGAGATCCTCAGAATGAACTGCGAATTAACACCTACTCTTGGTTTGGAAAATTACTTAAATCTCATATCAAGCATGATGACCCTCGATTATTAAAGGGATTCCAATCATTCAAGAAAATATCTGACAAAATCTTTGAATCTTTAAAATCTGCAATTTTAGAAAATTCTATAAAAGTAGCATTTCCTGGAACTGAAATTTCCTTTCAATTCAACCCTGATACAAAAGTAGACATTTTCAAAAGTGTCCTAATTTACATTAACGATGGATTTAATAGTCTTCTAAAAGATAAAGGATCGGGAATTCAGAGTATAGTTACAATAGGATTATTTAGTTACTATACACGAAATGTAAGCCATAAAGGAAGTTCTTTATTAGCCGTTGAGGAACCAGAACTCTATTTACATCCGCAAGCGAGAAAAGTCTTATCAGATCGTTTTAATGAATTTCTAGATGGAAATAAAAATCAAATTATAGTTACTACACATTCACCAGAATTTATAAATTCGACTAAAGAAAATTTAAATCTAATATTGATTAGAAAAGATTTAAAAAAAGGCACTATTTCAAAAAACACATCTTTTGCTAACTCTAAAGAAAAACAAATTCTGCTTAAAACTCAAAATTCAGAAATGTTCTTCGCCGATTTTGTGGTCCTTGTAGAAGGTGGAGATAAGTTTATTTTTGAATTAGTTTCCTCTTACTACGGAGCGAAAATAAATACTAAATTAGGAAAAAATTGGATTAATGAACATAATTTTTCAATTATTGCAGTCGGAGGTAAAAGCGAATTTTGGAAATATCATGTCAAACTTACCGAATTAAATATAAAGCATGCTGTAATGGCTGATTTTGATTTTTTAAATAAAGACTTAAATGAATTTTTTACAAAATCTTCTTACCCAAAAATCTGGAAAGATAAACTTAACAAAATAAAATCTAAACCCAATTATCAACCGAATAAGCAACTAAAAAACCATTCCACGGATTTGATTCCAATTATAAATAGTTTCATAACTGAACTCCGAAGTAAAAGTATTTTTATTCTAAAAAATGAATTAGAAAATGTATTTAAACCAAAAGCTCATATATATACCGATGGCCTTTCTGGAAAAGAAGAGAAAGCAATTAACTTAACAATTAATCTATATGAACACCTGGATGATCTTGAGGATTACTTGGAAATCGAAGATTTCCTAACAATACTTGAAAAAATCTCAAAATAA
- a CDS encoding DNA-methyltransferase produces MKILPKIKENSIDTVFADPPFNIGKVYRKNTDDKRPDHEYIEWSKQWIRECVRVIKPGGAFFLYNLPKWNILLGSYLNELGMEFRHWIAIELNMLLPIQGRLYPSHYSLLYYTKGKPKTFRKIRTPIELCRHCHREIKDYGGHRKAMNPLGVNLKDVWTDVPPVRHRKFKSENRKANALSTKITDRIIEMSTLPGDIVLDPFGGSGTTFISCENKHRHWIGIEIDYADDIKDRLESDDIHSHKNTDHVEG; encoded by the coding sequence ATGAAAATCTTACCAAAGATCAAAGAAAACTCAATAGATACTGTTTTCGCAGATCCTCCTTTCAACATTGGAAAGGTTTATAGAAAAAACACAGATGACAAAAGGCCTGATCATGAATACATCGAATGGTCAAAACAATGGATTCGAGAATGTGTACGTGTTATAAAACCTGGAGGAGCATTCTTTCTATACAATCTGCCCAAATGGAATATATTGCTCGGTTCTTATCTAAATGAACTTGGTATGGAATTCAGACATTGGATAGCGATAGAACTAAATATGCTTCTTCCAATTCAAGGTAGATTATATCCAAGCCATTACAGCCTACTATACTATACAAAAGGAAAACCTAAAACTTTTCGAAAAATTAGAACCCCTATAGAATTATGCAGACATTGTCACCGCGAAATTAAAGACTATGGTGGTCATAGAAAGGCAATGAACCCGCTTGGCGTAAACCTAAAGGATGTTTGGACTGATGTCCCTCCTGTAAGACATAGAAAATTTAAATCCGAAAATAGAAAGGCTAATGCACTTTCAACTAAGATTACCGATAGAATTATTGAAATGAGTACACTACCAGGAGATATAGTTTTAGATCCATTTGGTGGAAGTGGAACTACATTTATTTCATGCGAAAATAAACATCGTCATTGGATCGGAATCGAAATTGATTACGCAGATGACATTAAAGACCGTTTAGAGTCTGATGATATTCACTCACATAAAAACACTGACCATGTAGAAGGATAA
- a CDS encoding zf-TFIIB domain-containing protein encodes MICSTCKTKLHNLKTEFGYFWICQDCYGHFFSEKNILKYIPKIEWDKIKSKSKKIKKQRVINCPSCKNQMQILILPESKNNLEIDLCQTCQIIWFDKDEIEDLELKQIVSENLNKLGKNAYDLSEKKNVVISEEAKIQYLLANIKLDNYLKQLKRKEIQLDRLNRTPSGILSPYELASFLYEINFDSDMDNSW; translated from the coding sequence ATGATTTGTTCAACTTGTAAAACGAAACTCCACAATCTAAAAACGGAATTTGGGTATTTTTGGATATGTCAGGATTGTTACGGTCACTTTTTTAGTGAAAAAAATATCTTAAAATATATTCCAAAAATAGAATGGGATAAAATTAAATCCAAATCAAAGAAAATAAAAAAACAAAGAGTTATAAATTGTCCTTCTTGTAAAAATCAAATGCAGATTTTAATTTTGCCTGAATCTAAAAATAATCTTGAAATCGATCTTTGCCAAACATGTCAAATCATTTGGTTCGATAAAGATGAAATTGAAGATTTAGAACTCAAACAAATTGTTTCTGAAAATCTTAATAAACTCGGTAAAAATGCATATGACTTATCAGAAAAGAAAAATGTAGTTATTTCAGAAGAGGCAAAAATTCAGTATCTATTGGCAAATATTAAGTTGGACAATTATTTGAAACAATTAAAGAGAAAAGAAATTCAATTAGATCGGCTAAATAGAACACCTTCGGGAATCCTTTCGCCATATGAACTTGCTTCCTTTCTGTATGAGATAAACTTCGATAGTGACATGGACAATTCCTGGTAA